The genomic DNA TACTTAGTACTGATTTCTGACTGTTGACTACCGACACATTAGTTTACTGATATCAGTCTATTGACTACTATTTGAAACTGTCGAAACTGTGTCTATCTGAATATTCAGTGAGTTTATTCTGTTAAGGACAGACGCCTGTTCTCAATCCCGGATAAATTTTCGGTTTTTATTCCTGTCAAACCCTTGGTTGTACCTTGGTGATACTCTGGTAATACTGGTAAGTGATTTATGAAAGTTTGAAGGGTGGTTTTCAGCTACAAACACATCTGAGAAGACGATTATTTTGGCCCTTCGACccccctcgcccgactcgagcgaagcgagaggagcaatggggtctggggcgtagccccagccgccggaggcagaaccgGGACCCCCAttgcccgactcgagcgaagcgagaggacCAAAGAGAACCCAGAACCCAGAACCAGGACCCAGGACCCGTACTAACAGGTTGTTTTAGGATTCGATTTTTTTCGTAACAAGGACATAATTGCCAAGGTCACCTTCACTTTTATTTAGTGACTGTTGACACacatttattattaataccCGTTTGCAGTAGATACCGTCACAGTGTTGCCCAAAATTCCTCAAAAAGTCGCGTCGCGATCGCCATCCCCTCAACCTCGCGCATCCCCGGACTCGTCGCTGatatcgtcgtcatctccTAATTCATCATCGCCTGTTAGTTCGTCCAGTATGCCGTTCCACCTGGTGACTCCCGCTGGTAAGCGTATTAACATTTTGAACGACgaggcagctgctgctgctgctagagAGAGGGGTGAATTACCACCGGTCAAGAGGAGAAAGTCGGGTATTGCTCATTTTGCGTCTGGCAGCGATTCGTACAGTAAAGTACGGGCTAAAAAGCCGATTCGTGGGATTCATAAAAACGAatcagatgaagagaaggaagataatgacgaagaagaggatgagCTAGATAGACAATTGGCAGCTGAACTGGAAAGGGCGAGGAAGTTGCAAATGCAGCCTGATttagatgatgacgagctCATGGAAGAACTGGATAGCGACGATAtcgagaaaaaagaagagggTGCTGATGGTGCATTAGCGAGTGTTGATGCCAGTGGTAATGTGATATTACCACGAGGATCCGGGTTTGCTCCACAGGTCAAGATTGAATTGCAACATATTCCTGGTATTAACGAGTTTGCGATGCCAGGAGGAGGACCAGTTTCAAGTCGCGGTTCGGTGACTAGTTCTGGTTCGGACACTATCCCTCCTGTATCAGGACCTCCTCTTGGTATGGGGGCTAGTTTTGTTCCTATTAACGGACCAGGCGGTCCTAGTCCAGGACCTCCTGGTTCTTTAACTCCAGGACCAGTACCTCCTGGAGTCATGAATcaacctccaccacctccacctcctcaACATGCTGGAGGACCACAtgctccaccacctccaccttcAATTAGCTATCAACAATTCCCACCTGGAACAGTGTTTGCACCTCCAGGAACAGCAGGACCGCCAGCTCAATTCCCACCTGGCCAATTCCAACCAGGTCAACATGTCACTTATTATTACACTTCGGCAACTCCTCAACAGTTAAGCCAGCAGTTACCTCCTGGTCCTCCTGGCACGACCATGACTTATTACTACGCGTATCAGCCTCCTTTTGCGGGTGGTAACGGAGTTCCCGCAGGTTCTCCAGGTAATAATGGTGGTGAAGGTGGTGAAAATATttctggagctgctgatactggtgctggtgctggcgctGGCGCTGGTGAATCCGTAGCTGGTGAGTCAGTTGCTAGTGAGCCTGTGGTTTTAGAACCTGTAAATGTTGCTGGTGAATCACGTCCTGATGGAGAAGTatctgctcctgctgaCGAGTCGAAACCTGATGAGACTGTCACTGCTAAAGTAGAGTCTGCTACGGATGAGAGTGTAGAAGCTGCTGAGTCTAAGAACAAAGATTCAAGTGAATCTACAGTAGACGTCAAAACTACTGATTCTACGGATGCTGTTATTGATTCCACCGCTGATGCTGTCGTTAAAGACTCTGTTACCGATTCTGCTACCGATTCTACCactgatgctgctactgctaacACTGAAGTTACTACTgatgctactactgctgctactactgctgctactactgctgctacttctacggatgctgctactgttgCTTCCGCTACTGATTCTACTacaactgctgctgatgctgaggctggtgctgatactACCGTTACCGAAGCAGATGCCGCCCCTGCTTCTGCCGATGCTGACAGTTCTACTGCCAAAGCACCAACTACCGACGGACCAGTGGCTGAACCTGCTCCTGGTGACTTGACCAGTTCAGGCCCCCAAATCCCCGGTCTGCCTGGTCTTGTTCTTGCTCCTGGTTCAGGTGGCCCTCCTGTTTTCGGTCCAATGACCCCCGGTGGAATGCCACTGCCACCTCCAGTACCTGGTCAGCAAATGCAGCAGTTTTTCCTTGGagcacctcctccacaCTTGCCTCCCCCACAACCAGGTCAACATttggttgctgttgtcaCTGGACCTGGCCCATTGGgtcctccacctcctggAATGACCAGTGGACCCGGTGGTCCCATCACTGTTCTTGCTGGTCCTGGTCCATTAGGACCTCCCGGACCTGGACCAGGTCCAGGTGCTCCTCCTGGTTCTCGTCTTCCTGGACCACCTCTCCATTATACACTTCAGAATCCCAACTCGCCTCTTGGCGCACCATTACCACCTCTTGTTCCACACATTCCTGTTTTGGGTATTCCACCAGTGGCCCACTTGGCCCGTTCGTCCAATGCTCCATCAATCTCGTCTTCAAAACCTCTTAAAAAGTATACTTGTCACTGTTTAAGGTCGTTTACAACGTCCGGACATTTGGCTCGACACATGAGAATCCACACTGGAGAGAAAAACTACGTGTGTCCACAAGAGGGCTGTGGAGCCCGATTCTCGAGACAGGATAACTGTATGCAGCATTTCCGAACTCACGGCACCAGACGGGTCAATGTGCGAACCAATCGTAACAACGGCAATAACGGAGGTGGtatgggtggtggtggagatTCTCCTAGTCACGGTTCGACTGCCGGACCTGCTACTGCCTCGTCAACCCCTTCTGCTGATGTTGGATCCACCACTACGAGcacatcagcaccagccgaGTCAGAATCAACGAACCAGTCGAACCAGGATTCTTCGAATCCAACTGCACCAACTGACGACAGCAACAACACTGGCTCTCCCggcaaaacaaaagatgACGAGGCCAATAacaatgaagacgacggCCAAAAAACCTCAGACAaacctgaaaaaaaagataaagaagaCGCTAACCCGCTTCACCTCTTTGCTGGCGTCGCTGCTACCCAGCTGCAAACCGTCTAAACACCACCGCCACCCCTTCTCCTACCCACTCTCCACCACGACTCGCCAATAATATCTGTACAACAGCCACCCTCTCCCTCTGCAAAAAACGCCTGTATATTGCTATCTTGATGTATCTTCTACTGTATAATGTCGCAAACACGAG from Sugiyamaella lignohabitans strain CBS 10342 chromosome D, complete sequence includes the following:
- the NRG1 gene encoding transcriptional regulator NRG1, whose translation is MPFHLVTPAGKRINILNDEAAAAAARERGELPPVKRRKSGIAHFASGSDSYSKVRAKKPIRGIHKNESDEEKEDNDEEEDELDRQLAAELERARKLQMQPDLDDDELMEELDSDDIEKKEEGADGALASVDASGNVILPRGSGFAPQVKIELQHIPGINEFAMPGGGPVSSRGSVTSSGSDTIPPVSGPPLGMGASFVPINGPGGPSPGPPGSLTPGPVPPGVMNQPPPPPPPQHAGGPHAPPPPPSISYQQFPPGTVFAPPGTAGPPAQFPPGQFQPGQHVTYYYTSATPQQLSQQLPPGPPGTTMTYYYAYQPPFAGGNGVPAGSPGNNGGEGGENISGAADTGAGAGAGAGESVAGESVASEPVVLEPVNVAGESRPDGEVSAPADESKPDETVTAKVESATDESVEAAESKNKDSSESTVDVKTTDSTDAVIDSTADAVVKDSVTDSATDSTTDAATANTEVTTDATTAATTAATTAATSTDAATVASATDSTTTAADAEAGADTTVTEADAAPASADADSSTAKAPTTDGPVAEPAPGDLTSSGPQIPGLPGLVLAPGSGGPPVFGPMTPGGMPLPPPVPGQQMQQFFLGAPPPHLPPPQPGQHLVAVVTGPGPLGPPPPGMTSGPGGPITVLAGPGPLGPPGPGPGPGAPPGSRLPGPPLHYTLQNPNSPLGAPLPPLVPHIPVLGIPPVAHLARSSNAPSISSSKPLKKYTCHCLRSFTTSGHLARHMRIHTGEKNYVCPQEGCGARFSRQDNCMQHFRTHGTRRVNVRTNRNNGNNGGGMGGGGDSPSHGSTAGPATASSTPSADVGSTTTSTSAPAESESTNQSNQDSSNPTAPTDDSNNTGSPGKTKDDEANNNEDDGQKTSDKPEKKDKEDANPLHLFAGVAATQLQTV